Genomic DNA from Telopea speciosissima isolate NSW1024214 ecotype Mountain lineage chromosome 2, Tspe_v1, whole genome shotgun sequence:
ATCattaaagaaaaattcaaatctttcatattattctctttctttcttcttcttccctgtcaTAATCAATTATATAATGCCAAATCCATACACTATTAATGTCAATTGCTTAAAACTGTTAAAGAACTCATTTATGGATTTCAAGAAGGGTGAGGAACCCTTTTAATTAAAGTAGTATCAGATTTTCAAAGTTGATCTATTCCCTGTTGGGAAGATAAGAGAACAGGCAGGACCCCAAGAAAAGGGAGTGCTACTAAGCCAAACGTTTAGAAGCCTagatacacacacacacacacacacccccttgctgccctacaactgagtacacccccccccccttgctgccctacaactgagcacacacacacccccccttgctgcccaatacctgagcataCCCCCCTTGCCCTACAACTGAGTACacaccccccttgctgcccaatacTTGAGCACACACCTGAACTGCCTTTGTTAGTGTCCTATTCTACTTTTCAAGCAGACAAAATCCCCCAAATCTCATCAAGGAAGCTCTTGATGGGGGTTTTAGTAATCCAACTTGGATCTCCTTGTGGAGGGAAGCAGCtcttcattctctcccttcttttgGCTTTGAAAAAAAAGTTCATTTTCAGGCAACTTGGTTTAATAATCCTCAGTTTCATGAGTTTATAGTTTCTAAATGGTAAGGTCTTGGTAACCAAAATTTGATTGTTCAGCTAAATGGAGTAGTTATGATGTACTTTAAGCAGTGGAATAGAGAAgtgtttggaattttatttccTCTAAAAGAATCTCTCTTTAAGAAATACCAGGAATTGGAACACAAGGAGTCTTTCCTTGATTCTGCAACTAAGCTAATAGAGATTTCCAATAACCTCCATTGGGGCTCCTTGAAGCTGAAGAACTTTTTTGGCTCAAAAAGGCACCTTTATATCAATGAGGGAGACCGCAAATACTAAGTATTATTGTACTATTTACTAATATGAATCTTTGGAAAAATTCAATTGTTTGCCTTAAGGATTCACATGGTTCTTTAGTTTGTAGTATCATCACCTCTTCTCTATCTCTTAATGATTATTTGTAGCTATCCACTACTGATCATCCAATATAATAATTATTTGGGGTGGGAGTTATGATCATAAAACTCAAGAGGCTGGTTGGGCTTACGCAATATTGTTTAACAAACAATTTGTATTGGCATACATGGATTTTGGATTTGAAGGACGTCCACAGGAAGCAGAAGAAAGGGGACTATATTCTAACCGACAGCCTATTCCTTGATGAGATTTGGGGGATTTTCTCCTTCTTATCCTCCCTCTACATTCTAACCGATAGCctattttcccctttctttgttGCTGCCATAGGTTTTGAAATAGTGCTATACTGCTGCTGGTTTTCTCTGTAACAGGGTATGTtcaagcttaaaaaaaaaaaccagatccAATCAGAGACAAAgccagagagagcgagagagcgagagaaaaagctagagagagtgagagagcgagagagaaagacagagactcactgagagagcgagagagaaagacagagagagcgagagagaaagtcaggagagatagagagtaCCTGAGGTCGTCGATCGATCTACCAAGCTTGCCGCcgttagggttttcttctcaGACCCTGTGAAGAGGACGACCTTGTGAGAGCTGGGTAAGTGGTTAGGTATGGATTTCAATTTTATCGGGAACAACTTTGCAATTTTGAACTGAGAAACAAAagaacatgttctgtcaaaagtcttcggGAGCAtaaatgttgatttttgtttttaaaatagttataaaaaatatttcgtTATCAAGCggtttttggatgtgttttcgtttcttaaaatagaaaaacatcagaaactgtttctcgtaagATTATCAAGTGGGCTCTTAACTATTAAATGTCTAGGGGATGATGTGAATAGGTCATGTATCaaatttaaaactgaaattcATAAATGCATACTAATAAGAGTGTTTAGAGGGGCATTTATGAAAGTAAAAGAACATGAAAACTATACGTGAAGCGTTGAGGACCTTGAGTTATAGCTAGGTGAtgtgggaaaattatctcctccagtttcctccccggcccagttccctagtgcctctaacaaagggggggtGGATACCACCTGGacagaggtagggtggtcattgcccccccccctttgttagGGGCACTGGGGAATTGGGTCTggcagggaattggaggggataaagatccgttcTTGTTTTGGTATTTGGGGGCTCCACTTTTgaatacaaaaatacccctaaaatGACAAGTTAATAGGTAAGAGATAGCTGCCTAGTCATATAGCCCCTACACTTGTGTGAGGGGCCAATGAAAGTGTGCACAAGGACATccacatggatgagattttttatttcatgagggGTGGGATGGTAATTTTGAGAGCTCCTCCTATGTCTAGGTGCCCACATAATTaagcaatgttctttttcctattttaatatTACATaaaggattgagttttccttcacccacgatGAATGGTTTCAGATGCGCGGGCGAAGGgcataggggtattttgggaaacATGATAAAGCCcaataggggtttgtgaacccttcATTTACTAGGCCAGATTCTGGCAGTTGAACCGTGCAGCTGGTAACCCAtgcaatgagagagagagagagagagagagagagagagaagcagagTAGAATTTGATGGTGTTATTGGTGCGTCTTCTTGCTTTTACCCTTTCCCTCCGCACCAGAGACCATAGCCTCGCCTTGGTCCCTGCTCATAGGCTCTTCTCTCATCAATCATGGCTTTCAGTTCCAGGAAATCCCATCATCAAGTGGCCCGTACAAGTACAGTCTCAACCGGAGGTTCACCCACCACCGTCCTCCTTCCCCCAACAGgcagacgaagaagaagaagaaggagaagcagcTCAAAATCCTACTAACCTTTTTCAAAGGGACTGTGCCACCATCTGTGACCTCCTCCGTGATCACACCCTCTCGGGTCCGACCCTCGAAGCTGCCTTGGACCGGACTTCCATCAAACCATGTCCAACTCTGTTGCAAACAATCTTCCACCATTTCGACTCCTCCCCCAAACCCCTGTTCACTGTCTTTCTCTGGGCCCAGAAGCAACCCTCTTTCCATTCCACACCTCCCCTCTTCAACTCCATGATCGATATCCTAGCCAAGGCCAGACTATTCGACCTTGCCTGGTCCCTCTTGCTCGATCGCCTACGCACCACCACTGAGACTACCTCCTCGTTGATCTCCGCTGACACCTTCGCCGTACTCATCAGACGCTATTCCCGTGCAGGTATGCCCGTCTCCGCCATTCGTACCTTCGAATTTGCTCGTAGCTCAGACCCATCTCATAGTAGTTCCGATTCCAGTTTGGATTTGTTCGAGATTCTCCTGGATTCCCTCTGCAAGGAAGGGCATGTGAGGGTCGCTTCTGAGTATCTTGATCGGAGAAGGGAATCGAAATCGGCCTGGGTTCCATCCGTTCGTGTTTATAATATTCTCCTCAATGGCTGGTTCCGCTCGAGGAAGCTCAAACGGGCGGAGCGGCTCTGGGAGGAGATGAGGAGGGACAACGTGTATCCCACTGTTGTGACTTACGGAACCCTTGTCGAAGGATATTGCAGAATGCGACGAGTCGAGAAGGCTATTGAATTGGTTGGTCAGATGCGAAGGGAGGGAATTGAGCCTAATGCCATCGTCTATAATCCTATCGTGGATGCTTTGGGAGAAGCCGGAAGGTTTAAGGAGGCTCTGGGCATGATGGAACGGTTCCTGGTTTTGGAGTCTGGGCCTACCATATCCACATACAATTCTCTGGTCAAGGGTTTCTGCAAGGCCGGAGACCTTGTTGGGGCAAGTAAGATACTTAAGATGATGATTAGTAGGGGTTTCTCCCCAACTCCCACAACCTACAACTACTTCTTCCGCCATTTCTCGAGATATGGGAAGATTGAAGAGGGGATGAATCTTTACACCAAAATGCTTGAATCTGGTTATGTGCCAGACCGACTTACCTACCACCAGTTGATCAAGATGCTGTGCGAGCAAGAGAGAGTGGGTTTAGCAGTGCAGGTTAGCAAGGAAATGAGAATGAGAGGGATTGATTTAGACCTTGCCGTAAGCACCATGTTGCTCCATTTGCTCTTGAAATTGCATAGATTTGATGAGGCGTGTGAGGAGTTTGAGGATATGCTCCGGAGGGGAATTGTGCCTCAGTACCTTACTTATCGAAAGCTGACTGAAGGGCTGAAGAAATTTGGGATGGCTGAGAGGGCCCGAAAACTATCTGATCAAATGGCTTCTCTTCCACATTCGATGAAGTTGCCAGACACATATAAAGAAGGAGATATGGCTCACGAGTTGAGATCATCCATAATGAGGAGAGCCCAAGCAATGTCGGATATTCTGAAGACCTGTAGAGATCCCAAGGAATTAAATAATCTTAGGAATTCACCTCAAAATGCAGTAGCTAGTGCTAACCGCTTGGTAGAGAATATAAAGAGGAAAGCTAACGGGTTGTGAAACTATGGATATTTCAAAAACCAAGATTGTTACTAGAACTTGGTTCTTAGATGTATACTAATTGGATTGCTTCAGGTCTTCAATCAAATTGGCAAAGTTACCCAGAACACATGGGGTAGAAGAGAGGAATCCTGGGAAATGGGATTCTTGTATAACTAACCCATATTCCAAAGAATTGAAAGGATATCTGAGAGAAGTCATTCAATGAGCTGGGGGCTTCATCTGGGAGTACTGCAAGTGCAAATCGGATTGAAATGAAGAATAGATGATACTTGATTTTAGAACTACATCAAACTGAACTTGAAGGAACTTCTAATGAATGGTATAGTACCATCAGCTAATGCTGTTTCTTCTTTCCCAGAGCCAGATTATTCTTTTGGCGGAATTTTGGGCCTTTCTCTCTATGTAGGCCAAATAAGAGCTGTTTAgggtatgtgttttttttttttttttttataaattcaaaGGGATTGATAAATTTCGTGAACGGCCTAGAGATTGTATGTTCAAATGTCAACTTTTAATTCTAATTCTGTGAGAATGTGTATGCTTGAAGATCATACTCAAATGGGATCAAAAGATTTTCCGTGTAGTCTTGTATTTAGAAGTATTGAAACTTTTCAGCTGACTTTATGATGTCTTTTGGAACCAATAAAAACAGCATTCTTCCATGTTCAGGCAATTTTTTTTTCGCTTCAACCTTTTGTTCCTCCTAACCTTCTTATGACTGCTTGAATTCAAAACAAGCtgtaaaaatattttatttcttaaacTGTACATCCGTTTCACATGAAATGTGATCTTTGACAAGTAGAAACTGCTGGGGCGGATTTGAAGTGTTGGAAAGTTTAGCCATGTCAAGAGCATCTTAGTATTCAATAATTTTGGATAAAAGCCCATTAATCTCTAGTGAATAATATCACCTGTCATCCTAGAAACATTTTAGAAAAAGTGTCTTTCAATTAACTATTTGGCTGCATTAACATGCTGATATGATCTATCAGCATATTTGGCACTTATATTCCGGGATCTTCGCTTCTGTATTTCATATCAGGAGGTAGATTGTTCATTACTGGGTTCAGatctccacccccccccccttcagtTTAAACTTGGTTTGAACAATATTGGGTTTTTGTATTCTGTAAAGTAAGCGATGTTTTGGGGGGTGTTATTGTATTGTGTTTTGGTTTgattgcttcttcttcctcttcttcatgttcttgCAAGTTATGAATTTTACCTTGCACATGGACAGTTATTCTTGTCAAGTAATAATACGGTGATTTCagtttgattacttcttcctTGTTGTTTGTGctttctctctttgttctttttcttttccccccttttaaGTGGAGGCGTCTCAGACGGAACTTAGTGGATTAAATACTCATGCATTCTGTTTTGACACTCTCGTTATCGACTGATCTTAATGATGGGTTCATGAATATATAGTGATAGTTGTAGTTATGTTTCTTCTCATCTCTGTTTGAGATTGGGATTTTCTGGAATTTTCTGATTTCCACCCTTCTATTTAGTGAGTTTTCCTCACTCTTCCTCTGTTTGCTTGAATTTGTATCTGTATTTTGAAGATCTAGGAATTGGAGATGCTGGTTGGTTGACTTCATGCTCTGTGTTTCTTTAACTTCTGTTTTTTCTTACAATGTGAAACTTGGTTTGTATTTATGAGTTCAAAGTTCTGTACTTTGTAAGTCTTGATTGAATTATTCACACTGGTTCATTGTCATGGATATGTTGTAAAATGGAGCATGTATCTTTACCCTCGAGGCCTTGACAAACAATCAACATAGAAGGTGGAAATCTAGAATCGGAAGGTTTCTGGTAGCAAGGGCTTATACATTGGAGCATTAGGTGAATCTCTAAACTTATTGCttgatttttatctttttctctcttacATCAGTTACACTTAGTGATAGATTGGGCATTTTATTTAGCATGGCTGCTTCTTTTGGTTTTAAGCCATTCTTCCATCTCCGTATGTCAGTTTTGCCatgttattttaattggttATGGTGTTTTTCATTTACATCTATGGTTCTAATTTAGTGCATCTTTTAACTTTGAAATAGGTTAGTAGGTTTCTTACATGTGttcttgtatttttatttgattttgccatgtggggagtAAAGTTTCTCaaccaaaaataaagagagaactAGCAGCATTAGTGTCTATACTGATTTATTTAGAGCACTCTCCGAGCAGGTCGGATGTTAAAATTTTACTGTGTATAAAGAGATCCAGTGGGAACAACACTGACTCCTACACCTCAACCTTCACTTATCAAGATAGGATAGCTTCCAATGTGTAGAATCCCTAGAAAACCTGCTAAACTGTTGCTAAGTCATTCAGAATTGAGTTTGTTTGAATCTGTCAAGTGATTCGATGCAGCGGCAGTCAGCTTTCAAGTGTAATGCACACTCTGAATTTGGCTAAGGAGTTGCTTTTGTCTTCAATTAATCTCTGATTGACTATATGCTATATAGGTGAGCATGGACGGAAAGATTTCAATGTCCAGGTCAACACACTTGACTAAGAAAAATCGCCATATCTCAATAGTGAAAGAAACAGTTCAGGTAATTTGGGGCAAATCAGAGGTCTGTTGATGATGCAGGTGCACATCCATGGTTGGACCAATTTGACTCAGTCTGGAAACCCGGGCAAGGTGAACCAGGTCCAAACTTGGTTTTATAGTTCAATAGGGCTGTCCAGGATATTTTCTATTTCATGGGGTATTTTGTAATTTGaagtttatttaattatttctttGTTGGTGTTAGATATGTAGGAATGAGAGTCAAAACTAGCTTAGAACTCTTTTTTTAGTCTTAGAGTTTGATTCCGTTATCGTTTTAAATTGcgattaggagtctttatttttttctttatatatgcaAGCAATGTAACCAACGGAATCAGTTTTAGAATGGAATAAAATTTTGAGCGTTTGGTTCTTCACGGTGGTGAAGTTGTGTACtatcctctctcccctcccgtcaatctctctctcttcccaatCGATTTCTCCCTgtttatcttctattttccttattctctctcttttctttaacTGTCGCAGGTACTGGATTGAAGAACCAGCAAGCCTCTGCTCTGTTCTGGGCGACCCAACAGTTCCCTTCTTTTAAGGTTCGATCTTCCTTATCCTTTCTCCTTTGAGCCTCAGATTTGGGGTTTAAGAACCTCTGCCCCAGGCGACTTAATCCCCATAAGAGTCAAATCTGGTTTGAGTTCTACCGCCAAGTTTGGTTTGCAGGAGAAAATCAATTTATTGCCTGAGATTTTGGAGCCATTATTGATTGATCTTAAGAGGGGTAGGTGTTACAAGCTTATGCTTAAAATCCCACCTTGAAAGGTGCTGAACTGAGGGAGTTCTATCACCTGCAACTTAACCTTGTTCTTCCGCTGGTTGCTGGttcgaaggttgaagacaaccttcatTGAGGGTTTGATGCAGTTCAAGGAGGTTACTGTTAATGGAACACTGTTCATctgttactgttcacgtggaCAGTGGTACTGTACATGTGAACAGTGTGCGGGCCCATATATACATTATTTCAAGAGATTGGAAACCACCTTGCATGGGGATAATCTCTAGGAGATCTTGTGGGTCGCATTGGGGATATTGAGTGGAGGAATATCCTATCTTAATGCTGCtattatttagtttctattctcaataactttctatttctttgtaaTTGTTAGTAAGCAATTAGGAGTTTctacttgtttgggtttttatttctttcactttctattttgtaagaagggggggggggggggaaggattTCGCAACCTATGGCTTACGCATGGAAGAGTCCAGCTTTATAGttgatttattttataaatacaagAAAGGGGGACTAGCCGCAACGGTGTTGATGGTGAAAAAAAGAATGGCTTTGTGCTGGTGCTGTGTGATACAGCTACTGTGAGAGACAGTTGACGGTGAGAGACTGGGGGTGAGAGGCCCTTCCCTAtccttcttatctttttttattttctcttgctctttcttcatattttctGTTAAACATTCCAGCAAGGTGCAACTGATCCTTTGAGTTCTATGTTGCTTTCCTTGGTTTACTCAACTGTTGTCATAGCTGTTTAACTAATCTTTGCTGCAGGATTCTGTTCTGGGTGATCCAGTCTCGGTTCATCAGATCAAAGTTCATTGATCTGTTGACATATCTTGAACCTGCATGTGTTGACCAATCTTGTTCCTCTCAGTCCCTAGTTTGTGTCCATCGAATATTCTATGTTGTCCAGTGTTCAGAAGAGTTTTGAATACTGTTAttgttactttctattttgggctGCAGGGATTAACTTTTCTATTCTGAACAATCCACCCTTTGGATTGAGTCGTCCTTTTAAAATGATGTTCCTCACTGTTGGAGTTAATTATGCCTAAAATTTGAAATCCATCAGGTTAGCCGATTGGGAGTTTGGTCTGTTTCTTCTTACTTTCTAGTTCTGGTTTTGTGAGTTTACTGCAAATCTGTCCGTTGGATCAGCCCCCCCCCATCTTTGGAGCATATAATGAGCAGAATCCTGTTCTATTCGACCTGATTTTCAGCCATGTCTGATTGCTGGTTATCAAGTTATTTAATTTCTCATATTCTGTTCTCAGATTCTGTGTTAGTTCATTGTGATCCTGATTTTCTGTAGGAGTGTTTAGTGTTGTTCTCTTGCAGCCTAGCCCCCCTAcattctttttgttctttccttTTATACCCCTCCCTTTAATCCTTATTCGCTcttgtctttttattttggtttgttCCAAGTTTAGCATCACTCAATAAATACTAATCCCATTTATATCCTGTCTACCATGTAGCACCTTGAaacttctggttatttaccagattgccactccCTCCTTTGCAACTTCAAtctatttactgttttgccactaaTGCtctttgttaacaaaacaggaatttcgtgaatggcttgaaatgatcaatgagatcagtcaagctctctatttataataataataataataaaagagattacaaagggaaacactgttcatgatactattcacgacactgttcatgacactgttcatgCGAACaatgtcacagcccaaattacaatcctacccttgttcaaaagtacataaataaagcataaataaaaaaccaaaaatacccttataatatcaggtaacacatctcaacactcccccttaagttggggcatagatatcacacatgcccaacttgagtagactaggataaaacaacttcccactcaaccctttggtgaagacatcagccagttgatctccagacttcacaaaaggaatacaaatctgcccactctctaactttctccttgatgaagtgtgtcaatctccacatgtttggtacgatcatgctgcacttggattgtgggcaatgctaattcgctttgttgtcacaagacaacatcattggaagatgaacaaaaccacggatatcaaggagtaaactctgaagccacagtaactcacatatgccctgggccatagcacggaattcagcttcagcactagatcttgccacaacatgttgctttttactccgccatgtgactagatttcctccaacaaaagtgcaatagccggaggtagatttctGTCGGGTTACCACCCCCAAGATtcgtgtaagcctcaatgcgaagatggtcatgaggagacaaaaggatcccctttcctggagtgacttcaagtaatggagaatacgaagaacaacgaCCATGTGattggaataaggatcatgcatgaacggctcacaagactcacaagaaTGGCAATATCcgtctggtgtgggagagataaatcagcttgcccaccaatcgttgatatctacccttatcaacaggttcaccatccttctcttgcagacgggtagtagcttccaagggagtgtcacaaggatgacaaccaagcaaaccagtctctgatagtaaatctagaacatactttctctgggagagaaagatgccttttggagaacgggcaacttcaatcccaagaaaatatcttagctgtcctagatcttttatgtcaaattcccgtcccaagaaagccttcaggtgagaaacttcatctgtatcattaccagtcacaactatgtcatcaacataaactatgagaagagtgaccttttctccctttcgcttgatgaacagagtgtgaccagcatgactctgtttgtatccacaggagaccatggctttatgaaacctaccaaaccatgcccgtggagattgcttcaacccatagagtgcccttttgagcctacaaactttcccatgggtcttgtcagaggaaaaacccaGAGGAACAttcatataaacctcctcttccaactccccatgaagaaatgcatttttacatCCAATCGTCAGAGGTCCCACCAAAGTTGACAAAGACAAGACAAGAAGACTGGATGTTGTTCAACttcgcaacaggggcaaatgtctcctggtagtcgatcccataagtccgAGTGAAGCCTCcggccacaagcctggctttatatctatccactgctCCATCCGCTtcgcttgacaacaaatacccatttgcacccgatCTGGTTTCTTACccaaaggaagaacaactagctcccatgtctcatttttaagtaaggccgtcatttcttccatcatggctgctttccactttggatctgcaatcgcctcctgtcatttctgaggaatagaaacaaaggaaagagaagaaacaaatgcacgataggaaggaaataaagcatcataggaaacaacattggagatggggtgttgggtgcatgacctaacgcctttacgaacagcgataggtaagtcaagggaaggatccttaccagatgatgtagtagggtctggatctggatcaagtgcagacgattgtggaggtggtatggtggtggtggtactctcaacttgtcctgtgcgctcccgggtatataccttatcaacagggatttgactgactggtctacgctccccctgaataggagccactataggagctgaagttacagagggctccccctgaatagaagtcggaagaatagcagacacatctttaaaaccctgatcctgctccccctgaagaggtgtctgggaataatatgGCAAgaactcatggaagacaatatccatggagacaaaagtacgacgagaaggtgcatggtaacacttgtatcctttctgggttgcagaatagcccagaaaaatacaccgaatgctccgtggatcaaatttcccatgaggatgatgattgcggacatagcaaacacaaccaaaaactttggggggaaccacaaatgaggaggaaccctggaggagatcaacgggggaacgaccattaatgacacgggtaggcacacggttgatgagataagcagcggtaagaatggcatcaccccagtagtgagaaggaacctgccgtgcaaacataatgacccgggctacctcaaggagatgtctatttttcctttcaagaaCCCCATTCGCGGGTGTGTCAACACATGGTccgatggacaataccatgtgcagccaaataaagttggaaccgaccctccatgtactctcgccattatcactgcgtaaaatgcgcaaggtggcattgaattgggtctgaaccatatgatgaaataactgaaaacagtggaagacctcacttttatggctcatcatgtatacccaagtggcacgagtataacaatcaataaacgagacaaaccatcgatgaccagaaagggaagtacaacgggcaaggccccacacatcagaatgaaccaaagcaaaaggaaactcacttcttttatttaatgaagaataactggaacgagtc
This window encodes:
- the LOC122652763 gene encoding pentatricopeptide repeat-containing protein At5g11310, mitochondrial, giving the protein MVLLVRLLAFTLSLRTRDHSLALVPAHRLFSHQSWLSVPGNPIIKWPVQVQSQPEVHPPPSSFPQQADEEEEEGEAAQNPTNLFQRDCATICDLLRDHTLSGPTLEAALDRTSIKPCPTLLQTIFHHFDSSPKPLFTVFLWAQKQPSFHSTPPLFNSMIDILAKARLFDLAWSLLLDRLRTTTETTSSLISADTFAVLIRRYSRAGMPVSAIRTFEFARSSDPSHSSSDSSLDLFEILLDSLCKEGHVRVASEYLDRRRESKSAWVPSVRVYNILLNGWFRSRKLKRAERLWEEMRRDNVYPTVVTYGTLVEGYCRMRRVEKAIELVGQMRREGIEPNAIVYNPIVDALGEAGRFKEALGMMERFLVLESGPTISTYNSLVKGFCKAGDLVGASKILKMMISRGFSPTPTTYNYFFRHFSRYGKIEEGMNLYTKMLESGYVPDRLTYHQLIKMLCEQERVGLAVQVSKEMRMRGIDLDLAVSTMLLHLLLKLHRFDEACEEFEDMLRRGIVPQYLTYRKLTEGLKKFGMAERARKLSDQMASLPHSMKLPDTYKEGDMAHELRSSIMRRAQAMSDILKTCRDPKELNNLRNSPQNAVASANRLVENIKRKANGL